The genome window GAGTTATTTACGATTTGGTGAAGTGCCGGTTGTGACTGAGCGCACTGACGGATTGCATACGGCATTTCTTGAGTCGGATCTTTATTCGGCGGCTCCGTTTGAGCTGATGAGAGTCGAAATGGACGCGGAGGGCCAGTTCTTCAAGGCCTACAGTTCTGCCATATCAAGTGGCGAAGGACAAGTGACCGCGTGGCGAGCCATATTGATTGGGGAAACGGCTGGTGATCTTATCTTAAATACGGTCGTGCTGAATCTCGCTGCACCCTCCAAGATCGAGGAGACTGCTTGGATACATCCGGGTAAAGGCCTTTGGGACTGGCGCGTCCACGGATATAATAACGGTGATTTTAAGTATGGGATCAACACCCAGAGCTGTCTTCGCTTTATCGATTTCTGTGCCGAACACGGATTGGATTATTTCACTCTGGATGACCATTGGTTCAATAAAGCCAAAGATGGTAATATGCTGGTAAACCCCAATATCGACATCCAGAAAATCATCAGCTACGCGGAAGAAAAGGGTGTTATGATTATGCTCTATTATGACCGTCGCAGAGGTGACTTTGGTGATGAGAAACTCTTTAATCATTATGCCGAGTTGGGTGCAACGGGTGTGAAATATGGGTTTATGGGCAACAATGCACAGTTTACTCGTTCCGCGATGGATAAGGCTGCGGAGAGCCAGCAGTTGATCAATTTTCACGATAACCCTGTGCCCATGGCAGGCGTCGATAGAACCCTTCCGAACCTCATCACCCGTGAATATTGTCACGGGCAACAGGATGCTAGGACCGCGTTTACGCCGGAAACATTTCTTAGGATGGCATTCGTTGCTTCGCTGTCTGGACCGCTTGACATGTCGAACGGTAATTTCGGCCTAATAGGTATTAATGCGGGCGAGCGTGATAAAGGTCCAAGGATTCAAGGTAGCTATATTTCGACCGTCGTGAGCGAGGTGGCACGGTGTGTTGTGATATACACAGGTCTAATTACACTGCCAGATGCGCCTGAAGAATACGCCAAGAAACCAGATCTATTTGAATTTCTTAAAGCACTGCCTGTCACATGGGATAACACCTTAATTATCAATTCAAAGATTGGTGAATACATCACAACAGCACGCCGTCGCGGAGATACTTGGTTCGTGGGGTCGGTGAACAATCAAATTCCAAGAACGTTGGATGTGCCGCTGGATTTTCTTGAAGCGGGAAAAAGCTATGAAGTGACATTGTATCAGGACACACCTGAGACGCACGGCGTGAACAACCCAGAAGTTTATGAGATTAAAAAACAGATGGTGCATCGCGGAGATGTGATCACCGCTAATATGGCCCTCGGTGGTGGACACGCTATGATTCTGAAACCTGTTGAGTAATAATAAGTAAGGCAAATATATGATGAGCAAATTAAATAATATGAAATTAAGTATTCTAGCGGTAGCAACGCTGTGCTGTATCTCCCAAGCATGTTTTGGGGATACGGGAAGGCCGAATGTCGTTATTCTTTACGCCGATGATATGGGTGTGGCGGATGTCTCTTACGGCGATCCTGAGGCAAAGATTCAAACGCCGAATATCGATCGTCTTGCCAGCCAGGGTATGACCTTTACAGATGGGCACAGCTCATCTGGGATTTGCACGCCGAGTCGATATGCGTTGCTCACTGGGCAGCATCACTGGCGTCGTTTTCACAAGATCGTAGGCGCTTTCGGTGCATCGGTTTTTAAGCCAGAGGAATTCACGATTGCCCGTATGCTTCAGGAGCAAGGATACAGCACTGCGTGCTTCGGGAAATGGCACCTCGGCTGGGATTGGAATGCGATTCGTAAGTCTGACGCAGCGGCAAAGAACAAGAAGAGTGCTGAGGCATATGATTGGACGAAGCGTTTCCCCGGCGGCCCACTTGATCAAGGGTTTGATCACTACTTCGGTGATGGAACCATTAACTTTCCACCTTATTGCTGGATTGAAGATGATCGTTTTCTGACGATACCAACCAAGCCCGTGATGAAATCCAGACCCCTTGCGGGCGGCGGCGGCTTCAGGGGCGGTCCCATGGCCGAGAGCTGGAACCCTTATGATATTCTACCGACGATTACCGAAAAGACGGTCGAATGGATCGATGAGCAAAGTAAGGAGGCGCCTTTCTTCGTCTACATGGCCTTTAATTCACCGCATTATCCGATCGTTCCCAACAAGGAGTTTCACGGCACCTCTAAAGCTGGCTACTATGGAGATTTTGTCGTCGAGACAGATGCGATGGTGGGCAAAGTGTTGGACGCTCTGGAAAAGAAGGGCTTACTTGAAAATACCATCGTCATCTTCACTGCCGATAACGGAACAGAAAGACATGCCTTTGATCGCCTTATTAAGTTCGATCAATGGAGTTCAGGCGACTTCAGAGGTATCAAGCGCGATCTCTAC of Lentimonas sp. CC4 contains these proteins:
- a CDS encoding glycoside hydrolase family 97 protein codes for the protein MAAPTVVSSPNGDVSASFEITNGTLMYAVSKDGIPIVEPSKIQIFGGAKMAMMDHSVRENDTSWEPVVGQFSSIRDHHVELTLSLIADDLPLTLLCRVFDTGIGFRFVLPEASKGRELTFSNEYKILDAAANYRGERGLDFTNKRAEWTAFSREKRAKLGKKAKDPEYLSKESYLRFGEVPVVTERTDGLHTAFLESDLYSAAPFELMRVEMDAEGQFFKAYSSAISSGEGQVTAWRAILIGETAGDLILNTVVLNLAAPSKIEETAWIHPGKGLWDWRVHGYNNGDFKYGINTQSCLRFIDFCAEHGLDYFTLDDHWFNKAKDGNMLVNPNIDIQKIISYAEEKGVMIMLYYDRRRGDFGDEKLFNHYAELGATGVKYGFMGNNAQFTRSAMDKAAESQQLINFHDNPVPMAGVDRTLPNLITREYCHGQQDARTAFTPETFLRMAFVASLSGPLDMSNGNFGLIGINAGERDKGPRIQGSYISTVVSEVARCVVIYTGLITLPDAPEEYAKKPDLFEFLKALPVTWDNTLIINSKIGEYITTARRRGDTWFVGSVNNQIPRTLDVPLDFLEAGKSYEVTLYQDTPETHGVNNPEVYEIKKQMVHRGDVITANMALGGGHAMILKPVE
- a CDS encoding arylsulfatase — its product is MKLSILAVATLCCISQACFGDTGRPNVVILYADDMGVADVSYGDPEAKIQTPNIDRLASQGMTFTDGHSSSGICTPSRYALLTGQHHWRRFHKIVGAFGASVFKPEEFTIARMLQEQGYSTACFGKWHLGWDWNAIRKSDAAAKNKKSAEAYDWTKRFPGGPLDQGFDHYFGDGTINFPPYCWIEDDRFLTIPTKPVMKSRPLAGGGGFRGGPMAESWNPYDILPTITEKTVEWIDEQSKEAPFFVYMAFNSPHYPIVPNKEFHGTSKAGYYGDFVVETDAMVGKVLDALEKKGLLENTIVIFTADNGTERHAFDRLIKFDQWSSGDFRGIKRDLYEGGHRVPFIVSWPGKIEAGSHTDEVVNQVDFAATFAAVSGYKLSNEEAIDSYNILPVLKGEDYVKPLRAGTVQNTVKNAYALRQGDWVLIDAPTGTTESEKKSYVEYFDLETYPKDNPGLLYNLKEDPRQTNNLYAENPERVAAMRDLLKNYVAGERCAPERN